A genomic segment from Methanoplanus limicola DSM 2279 encodes:
- a CDS encoding PAS domain-containing sensor histidine kinase, which yields MSSVKKRSAQADKPPTISKDKSILLLSGVLSFLILTSEINLYIYAGPLQFYLAHIFIFPVIFFSVFIPEKGFTLSVATGFCYLLVSMATISDGMRDILSSALVFLAYITTGLLLSIVIQEIKEKEKEIEESRKFYENLFENSPDGTIICSGDGEILFINETATKILDIKKEKILGENISDIGINPESPEQIKENNTKAEMESSKLKFTGDNNQEIWVEIYGKEIDKKTGTCQILLHNITDSVKAEEALLKSETRLRELTSQLPEVIFELDREGNFTYATRYSMNIFERSPEELTSGTKLWDVIVPEDSQRAQNNFEWFMNGRIIGSVEYRAIKPDKREVPILVHFSYIIINNEIQGLRGVALDLSQRKHIEKALRHSEKNFKTLFENSIDAIITHNISGKIFEGNESAHRLLKTGNDELRSRNILDFFPKSEKERINRIINEIKSGKSVLFESTILSADNNILNVEMSSKMIDPAEEKIQTIIRDITERKKSERALTESEKRFRNLTDLLPQTIFETDREGKITFLNKMGFRTFAINADKPDYELNITDLVCASEKEKLMSEFLAILPEKASNVSDEGREYTGVTSVNKSLPLLIYLSPIGAQGECKGVRGAAIDISGIKKAEKELRKSEQRLNLAIEGAGICVWDWNMEKDEMFFAGNYQELFRCSLSEQNENNESWREVLQLKFFSDIMAFFSDITDVDQKKYSRESRHFESEYKMKCRDGSHKWINVLGKVAEWDEQEIPTRIVGIMIDITEIRNYQNALFESNKKLNLLSSITRHDILNHLAGVKGFTDLLDKKTPEGNPELKHYVKLIRQAADNIQDQITFTRDYQNIGVKSPIWQNVLSVVNSARARAQLRNVKVSVYLDNFDIYADPMLEKIFFNLMDNAIRHGENVTKIDVTFEKNSDGGTLIFSDNGIGVPEKFKKKIFEHGFGTNTGLGLFLVKEILDITGMKITETGKEGEGARFEIRIPRESIRYHE from the coding sequence ATGTCTTCAGTTAAAAAGAGAAGCGCACAGGCAGATAAGCCACCCACAATATCCAAAGATAAATCCATCCTTCTTTTATCAGGAGTATTATCATTTTTAATTCTGACTTCAGAGATAAACCTCTACATATATGCGGGTCCTCTTCAGTTTTATCTTGCCCATATATTCATATTCCCCGTAATATTCTTCTCCGTATTTATACCGGAAAAAGGGTTTACACTCTCGGTAGCAACAGGATTTTGCTATCTTCTGGTCTCAATGGCCACCATTTCAGACGGGATGAGAGATATATTATCATCAGCGCTTGTATTTCTTGCATATATCACAACAGGGCTGCTGCTTTCAATAGTAATTCAGGAGATTAAGGAGAAAGAGAAGGAGATTGAGGAAAGCAGGAAATTTTACGAGAATTTATTTGAAAATTCTCCGGACGGAACAATTATCTGCTCAGGAGATGGTGAAATTCTCTTCATCAATGAGACAGCAACAAAAATTCTCGACATAAAAAAGGAAAAAATACTTGGAGAAAATATTTCAGATATAGGAATTAACCCGGAAAGTCCTGAACAGATAAAGGAAAACAACACAAAAGCGGAGATGGAATCATCAAAATTAAAATTTACAGGGGATAATAATCAGGAAATATGGGTCGAAATCTACGGAAAGGAGATTGACAAAAAAACCGGAACATGCCAGATCCTGTTGCACAATATAACTGACAGCGTTAAAGCCGAAGAAGCGTTGCTGAAAAGTGAGACAAGACTCAGGGAACTTACCAGTCAGCTTCCGGAGGTAATTTTTGAACTTGACAGGGAGGGAAATTTCACCTATGCCACACGGTACTCCATGAATATCTTCGAAAGATCACCTGAAGAACTGACATCGGGAACGAAGTTATGGGATGTAATTGTACCTGAAGATTCACAGAGGGCACAGAATAATTTTGAATGGTTCATGAACGGAAGAATAATTGGTTCAGTCGAATACAGAGCCATCAAACCTGACAAAAGGGAAGTTCCAATACTTGTTCATTTCAGCTATATAATCATAAATAATGAAATCCAGGGACTCAGAGGTGTTGCACTTGACCTGAGCCAGAGGAAACATATTGAAAAAGCGCTCAGACACAGTGAGAAGAATTTTAAAACACTCTTTGAAAACTCAATTGACGCTATAATTACACACAATATTTCAGGCAAAATATTCGAGGGCAATGAGAGTGCACACAGGCTATTAAAGACCGGAAATGATGAACTCAGGTCCAGAAATATACTTGATTTTTTCCCGAAATCTGAAAAAGAAAGGATAAACAGAATAATTAATGAGATAAAATCCGGAAAAAGCGTACTATTTGAGTCAACCATACTTTCGGCCGACAACAATATTTTAAATGTTGAGATGAGCTCAAAAATGATTGATCCGGCAGAGGAAAAAATTCAAACGATAATCAGAGATATAACCGAACGTAAAAAGAGCGAAAGGGCACTTACCGAGAGCGAGAAAAGGTTCAGGAACCTGACTGATCTTCTGCCCCAGACCATATTTGAGACTGACAGGGAAGGGAAGATAACATTTCTGAATAAGATGGGTTTCAGGACCTTCGCGATAAATGCTGATAAACCGGACTATGAACTCAATATCACAGATTTGGTATGTGCCAGTGAAAAAGAAAAATTAATGTCGGAATTTTTAGCAATACTGCCGGAAAAAGCATCAAACGTATCTGATGAAGGGAGGGAATACACTGGAGTAACATCAGTCAATAAAAGTCTGCCACTCCTCATATACCTAAGCCCCATCGGTGCACAGGGAGAATGCAAAGGTGTCAGAGGTGCTGCAATAGACATAAGCGGGATTAAAAAAGCAGAAAAAGAACTAAGGAAGAGTGAACAGAGGCTCAATCTTGCAATAGAAGGTGCCGGGATATGTGTCTGGGACTGGAATATGGAGAAGGACGAGATGTTCTTTGCAGGTAACTATCAGGAATTATTCAGATGCTCCCTGTCAGAGCAGAATGAAAATAACGAGTCCTGGCGCGAAGTACTGCAGCTTAAGTTCTTCTCAGATATAATGGCCTTCTTTTCAGACATAACTGATGTTGACCAGAAAAAGTATTCCAGGGAAAGCCGCCATTTTGAATCTGAATATAAGATGAAATGCAGGGACGGAAGCCACAAATGGATAAATGTACTAGGCAAGGTTGCAGAATGGGATGAACAGGAAATCCCGACAAGAATTGTTGGAATAATGATCGACATAACTGAGATTAGAAATTACCAGAATGCACTATTTGAATCAAACAAGAAATTAAACCTCCTGTCCAGCATAACCAGGCATGACATCCTCAATCACCTTGCCGGCGTAAAAGGTTTTACCGACCTCCTTGACAAAAAAACACCAGAAGGAAATCCCGAACTGAAGCATTATGTAAAACTGATACGCCAGGCGGCAGACAACATCCAGGACCAGATCACATTTACAAGGGATTACCAGAATATCGGAGTTAAATCACCAATATGGCAGAATGTTCTTTCTGTAGTTAATTCAGCCCGCGCCAGGGCACAGTTAAGGAACGTTAAGGTCAGCGTATACCTGGATAATTTTGATATCTACGCCGATCCGATGCTTGAAAAGATATTCTTCAATCTTATGGACAATGCCATAAGGCATGGAGAAAATGTCACTAAAATAGATGTCACATTTGAGAAAAATTCAGACGGCGGCACGCTTATATTCAGTGACAATGGCATAGGCGTCCCTGAAAAGTTCAAGAAAAAGATATTTGAGCATGGGTTTGGAACCAATACCGGGCTTGGATTATTCCTTGTAAAAGAGATACTCGATATAACAGGCATGAAAATTACAGAGACAGGAAAAGAAGGAGAAGGTGCAAGGTTTGAGATAAGGATTCCGCGTGAGAGCATCAGATATCATGAATAA
- a CDS encoding response regulator, producing MSDKKLLIIEDDPIISELIMWRLKDMGYTNCRFVKSGEDGITVAAEFIPDLIIVDITLEGDIDGIEAIEEIKSANAEIPFIYLSSHMEDDIIERALATKPSGYIAKPFEDFELRMGIEIALNR from the coding sequence ATGTCAGATAAAAAACTTCTAATCATTGAAGACGACCCAATCATTTCAGAACTGATAATGTGGCGCTTAAAAGATATGGGCTATACAAACTGCAGATTTGTAAAATCAGGAGAAGATGGCATCACAGTTGCAGCAGAATTTATTCCTGACCTGATAATTGTAGATATAACCCTTGAAGGTGATATTGATGGTATTGAAGCAATCGAAGAGATAAAATCAGCAAATGCAGAAATTCCGTTTATCTACCTCAGTTCACATATGGAAGATGATATAATTGAGAGGGCACTTGCGACAAAGCCGTCCGGATATATAGCAAAACCTTTTGAAGATTTTGAACTGAGAATGGGCATTGAAATTGCCCTTAACAGGTAA
- the purL gene encoding phosphoribosylformylglycinamidine synthase subunit PurL, which produces MLSPRDIEYIEGCLKRPLSALENACFENLWSEHCSYRSTKPLLKTLPTEGENVILGPGDDAAIVRFSEGKAIAIGMESHNHPSYVDPYDGAATGVGGIVRDIISMGATPIALMDPLYFGDLSEEKNRYLFEHVVQGVGDYGNCIGVPVVRGELTFNRDYGGNPLVNVVCVGEVSPDNFLTARVKGPKNRLILYGASTGRDGLGGASFASRDLSEESEAEDRPAVQVGDPYTEKLLIDATLEMEKTGKILSCRDLGAAGLAGASSEMSSTFGARIAADRVHLREGGMNEVEIMLAESQERMLMEVSPDDVDELTAIIEKYDLKWSDIGEVTKENRYIVTFHGKVVCDLPVDLLVGGTPDEKWPAKPYDIEKSYSKPESDIKELVLKVLAHPDIADKSWAYSQYDHDVQLRTVSTAGGAACLRYDGKGLFLSCGCSPERIRLKPYEGTAETVYENAANLACLGAEPLCVVNCLNFASPVHEEIFWQISESVRGMGDLCRTLGIPVVGGNVSLYNESDEFGTSIPPTPCIGMAGRGEVRKFTMASPGMTLAVAGEFRDETGGSILDYITGCGGKGPEVPDVKILEEIRNMINTGAIYSASDISKGGIPASIIEICPGADITISGDAAVQLFSESSGRFLIAYDKTPECTGIKLHEIGKVCEEGLIIRTDDSVISVSKDEIETALSSITSLMKF; this is translated from the coding sequence ATGCTATCTCCGCGGGATATTGAATATATTGAAGGCTGCCTGAAGAGGCCGCTTTCTGCCCTTGAAAACGCATGTTTTGAAAACCTCTGGAGTGAACACTGTTCATACAGGTCCACAAAGCCATTGCTTAAAACCCTCCCGACAGAGGGCGAAAATGTCATATTGGGGCCTGGCGATGATGCAGCAATCGTCAGATTTTCCGAAGGCAAAGCCATTGCAATCGGCATGGAGTCACATAACCACCCAAGTTATGTTGATCCATATGACGGTGCCGCAACAGGTGTCGGCGGAATTGTAAGGGATATAATCTCAATGGGTGCAACGCCCATCGCACTTATGGACCCCCTCTACTTCGGTGACCTTTCAGAAGAGAAGAACAGATATCTCTTCGAGCATGTCGTCCAGGGAGTCGGCGATTACGGGAACTGCATCGGAGTTCCGGTTGTCAGAGGCGAGCTTACATTCAACAGGGATTATGGCGGAAACCCGCTTGTAAACGTCGTCTGTGTAGGAGAGGTATCCCCTGACAATTTCCTGACCGCGAGAGTTAAAGGGCCTAAAAACCGGCTTATACTCTACGGTGCATCAACAGGCAGGGACGGACTCGGCGGTGCATCATTTGCATCAAGGGATCTCTCAGAAGAATCTGAGGCAGAGGACAGGCCGGCCGTACAGGTTGGCGACCCATATACAGAAAAGCTCCTGATAGATGCCACTCTTGAGATGGAGAAGACCGGAAAGATCCTCTCATGCAGAGATTTAGGCGCAGCCGGACTTGCCGGTGCATCCTCTGAGATGTCAAGCACATTCGGCGCAAGGATCGCTGCTGACCGCGTACATCTGCGCGAGGGTGGCATGAACGAAGTTGAAATCATGCTCGCGGAATCACAGGAGAGAATGTTGATGGAAGTATCTCCTGACGATGTCGATGAACTTACCGCCATTATTGAGAAGTATGATCTGAAATGGAGCGATATCGGGGAAGTCACAAAAGAGAACAGGTATATTGTAACATTCCACGGCAAGGTAGTCTGTGACCTGCCCGTAGATCTCCTGGTAGGCGGAACTCCGGACGAAAAATGGCCGGCTAAACCTTACGACATTGAAAAAAGCTACAGTAAACCGGAATCCGATATAAAAGAACTGGTCCTGAAAGTTCTGGCACACCCGGACATCGCTGACAAAAGCTGGGCATACAGCCAGTATGACCACGATGTCCAGTTAAGAACAGTCTCCACAGCCGGAGGTGCGGCATGCCTGAGATATGACGGAAAAGGCCTGTTCCTCTCATGCGGGTGTTCACCGGAGAGAATCCGCTTAAAGCCATATGAAGGGACGGCAGAGACTGTATATGAGAATGCAGCAAACCTTGCCTGCCTCGGTGCTGAGCCGCTCTGCGTTGTAAACTGCCTCAACTTCGCAAGCCCTGTACATGAGGAGATCTTCTGGCAGATCAGCGAATCAGTAAGGGGTATGGGAGATTTGTGCAGAACGCTTGGAATACCTGTAGTAGGCGGAAATGTATCCCTTTACAATGAATCTGACGAGTTCGGCACAAGCATCCCGCCGACACCATGTATAGGGATGGCAGGAAGGGGAGAAGTCAGAAAGTTCACAATGGCATCTCCCGGAATGACGCTTGCAGTGGCCGGAGAGTTCAGGGACGAAACGGGAGGCAGTATCCTTGACTACATAACAGGATGCGGCGGAAAAGGACCTGAAGTTCCGGACGTAAAAATACTTGAAGAGATCAGGAATATGATTAATACCGGAGCAATATATTCAGCATCAGACATCTCAAAAGGCGGAATACCGGCATCAATCATCGAGATATGTCCGGGTGCTGATATAACCATAAGTGGAGACGCGGCCGTACAGCTCTTCTCAGAATCATCAGGCAGATTCCTGATCGCATATGACAAAACTCCGGAATGCACAGGCATAAAACTGCATGAAATCGGAAAAGTCTGTGAAGAGGGACTTATCATCAGAACAGATGACAGTGTAATTTCAGTCAGCAAAGATGAGATTGAAACCGCACTTTCATCCATAACCTCCCTGATGAAATTCTAA
- the mptA gene encoding GTP cyclohydrolase MptA codes for MDLPDTQSTLPDVRINLTRVGVRNVKKLIEVARPGKRPVIFISNFDVYVDLPSSLKGANMSRNFEVIDEVLQQATEGEVDGIEEVCNSVARKLLDHHEYADRTEVRMKSTFMIRRETPVSKTECDEVVNVVARAVAKRNNSNPIVRKSIGAQVTGITACPCAQNIMKEIAHNKLRDLGIEEDKIEAFLNEVPMATHNQRGQGFLCIETDDDQHVNLENIINVLKNSMSAKIYELLKRGDESHVVFSAHKNARFVEDCVREMAKRVLLEFEFLPGDSLVTIRQTNEESIHQHDAYAERKATIAELRAEMNENYL; via the coding sequence ATGGATCTACCAGATACACAGTCCACCCTTCCGGATGTTCGCATCAACTTAACAAGGGTAGGTGTCAGAAACGTAAAAAAACTCATTGAAGTTGCAAGACCGGGGAAGCGCCCTGTAATTTTTATCTCGAACTTTGATGTTTATGTTGACCTTCCAAGCAGCCTTAAAGGCGCCAACATGTCAAGAAACTTCGAAGTAATAGATGAGGTTCTTCAGCAGGCAACAGAGGGAGAGGTTGACGGTATTGAGGAAGTATGCAATTCAGTGGCAAGAAAACTCCTCGACCACCATGAATACGCTGACAGAACGGAAGTCAGGATGAAGAGTACATTCATGATCAGACGTGAAACTCCGGTTTCAAAGACTGAATGTGACGAAGTTGTAAACGTTGTCGCAAGAGCGGTTGCAAAAAGAAATAACTCAAATCCAATTGTCAGAAAAAGCATAGGCGCTCAGGTAACAGGAATAACCGCATGTCCCTGTGCCCAGAACATAATGAAGGAGATTGCACACAATAAACTCCGCGATTTAGGTATAGAAGAGGATAAGATTGAGGCATTCTTAAATGAAGTTCCGATGGCCACACACAATCAGCGTGGACAGGGATTCCTCTGCATTGAAACAGACGATGATCAGCACGTAAATCTCGAAAATATCATCAATGTCCTTAAAAATTCAATGAGTGCAAAGATATATGAACTTCTCAAACGCGGTGACGAAAGTCATGTTGTCTTTTCAGCGCACAAAAACGCAAGATTTGTTGAAGACTGTGTACGTGAGATGGCCAAGAGAGTCCTTTTGGAATTTGAATTCCTACCCGGAGATTCGCTTGTTACGATTAGGCAGACAAATGAGGAGAGTATTCACCAGCACGATGCCTATGCGGAGAGGAAAGCAACAATTGCAGAACTCCGTGCTGAAATGAATGAAAATTACTTATAA